From the genome of Anoplopoma fimbria isolate UVic2021 breed Golden Eagle Sablefish chromosome 1, Afim_UVic_2022, whole genome shotgun sequence, one region includes:
- the c1h19orf47 gene encoding uncharacterized protein C19orf47 homolog isoform X4, which produces MLMDLSKDIMMDLGITVIGDIIAILKHAKQVYRQDMCKMATEAISSGQTSVKAELRRTANTPATRMIANALSNDSPPATPARRPDNRLSVTVSNMQANKSGKAVLSQPADEGNGLPAVKRRRVTAEMEGKYIINMPKGSTARTRRILAQQVKKGSKRTSVFARLGAESKADTTTSNNKPTGVFSRLGRGEEETDKPQPVKMSGNIDVDDEDDSDGEGSVLQYAGVLKRTPAVQKKEPATKPAPTTLRRLGGKFKLPPSDTPTSSSPNGLPPAKVSVLQRLGKLPATHLSAAASPTAADTQDNRVTSTRPKAQEGLTLASPKVSSSTGAGGGDGGGGGESLVAQMDIRAISVFKRLGNKRT; this is translated from the exons ATGCTCATGGACCTCAGTAAAGACATCATGATGGACCTCGGCATAACAGTCATTGGTGACATCATTGCCATTCTTAAACATGCCAAGCAGGTCTACAGGCAG GACATGTGCAAAATGGCCACAGAAGCCATCTCCTCAGGACAGACCAGTGTTAAAGCTGAGCTCAGAAGAACTGCCAATACTC CTGCCACCCGTATGATTGCCAACGCTTTGAGCAATGACTCCCCGCCGGCCACTCCAGCCCGTCGGCCTGACAACCGCCTCTCGGTCACCGTGTCCAACATGCAAGCAAACAAGAGCGGCAAAGCAG TGCTAAGTCAGCCAGCTGACGAGGGGAACGGTTTGCCAGCAGTGAAGCGCCGACGCGTGACAGCTGAGATGGAAGGCAAGTACATCATCAACATGCCCAAAGGCTCCACAGCTCGTACACGTCGCATCCTGGCCCAGCAGGTCAAGAAAG GTTCGAAACGCACCTCTGTGTTTGCAAGACTTGGAGCTGAATCGAAGGCGGACACAACAACAAGCAATAACAAG CCCACCGGTGTGTTCAGTCGTCTTGGCAGAGGGGAAGAAGAGACAGACAAGCCGCAGCCGGTCAAAATGTCTGGTAACATTGATGTAGATGACGAGGACGACAGTGATGGAGAAGGCTCCGTCCTCCAGTATGCTGGCGTCCTCAAGAGAACCCCTGCCGTTCAGAAGAAGGAGCCAGCCACAAAACCGGCCCCGACCACCCTGCGGCGCCTGGGAGGCAAATTCAAACTACCTCCCTCTGAcactcccacctcctcctcccctaaTGGCCTCCCCCCTGCCAAGGTTAGTGTGCTTCAGAGACTTGGCAAGCTCCCTGCCACACACCTGAGCGCGGCTGCGTCACCCACAGCTGCTGACACACAGGACAACAGGGTGACCAGCACCAGGCCCAAAGCCCAGGAGGGACTCACCTTAGCAAGCCCCAAGGTCAGCAGCAGCACcggggctggaggaggagatggagggggaggaggagagtctCTGGTTGCCCAGATGGACATTAGGGCTATCAGTGTTTTTAAGAGGCTGGGCAACAAGAGAACCTAA
- the c1h19orf47 gene encoding uncharacterized protein C19orf47 homolog isoform X1, whose translation MASVTTATSEWIQFFKDAGIPAGLAVTYAVSFVDNRIHKNMLMDLSKDIMMDLGITVIGDIIAILKHAKQVYRQDMCKMATEAISSGQTSVKAELRRTANTPATRMIANALSNDSPPATPARRPDNRLSVTVSNMQANKSGKAVLSQPADEGNGLPAVKRRRVTAEMEGKYIINMPKGSTARTRRILAQQVKKGSKRTSVFARLGAESKADTTTSNNKPTGVFSRLGRGEEETDKPQPVKMSGNIDVDDEDDSDGEGSVLQYAGVLKRTPAVQKKEPATKPAPTTLRRLGGKFKLPPSDTPTSSSPNGLPPAKVSVLQRLGKLPATHLSAAASPTAADTQDNRVTSTRPKAQEGLTLASPKVSSSTGAGGGDGGGGGESLVAQMDIRAISVFKRLGNKRT comes from the exons ccACCTCGGAGTGGATTCAGTTTTTTAAAGATGCCGGGATCCCAGCTGGCCTTGCAGTCACTTATGCAGTCTCCTTTGTGGACAACAG AATTCACAAGAACATGCTCATGGACCTCAGTAAAGACATCATGATGGACCTCGGCATAACAGTCATTGGTGACATCATTGCCATTCTTAAACATGCCAAGCAGGTCTACAGGCAG GACATGTGCAAAATGGCCACAGAAGCCATCTCCTCAGGACAGACCAGTGTTAAAGCTGAGCTCAGAAGAACTGCCAATACTC CTGCCACCCGTATGATTGCCAACGCTTTGAGCAATGACTCCCCGCCGGCCACTCCAGCCCGTCGGCCTGACAACCGCCTCTCGGTCACCGTGTCCAACATGCAAGCAAACAAGAGCGGCAAAGCAG TGCTAAGTCAGCCAGCTGACGAGGGGAACGGTTTGCCAGCAGTGAAGCGCCGACGCGTGACAGCTGAGATGGAAGGCAAGTACATCATCAACATGCCCAAAGGCTCCACAGCTCGTACACGTCGCATCCTGGCCCAGCAGGTCAAGAAAG GTTCGAAACGCACCTCTGTGTTTGCAAGACTTGGAGCTGAATCGAAGGCGGACACAACAACAAGCAATAACAAG CCCACCGGTGTGTTCAGTCGTCTTGGCAGAGGGGAAGAAGAGACAGACAAGCCGCAGCCGGTCAAAATGTCTGGTAACATTGATGTAGATGACGAGGACGACAGTGATGGAGAAGGCTCCGTCCTCCAGTATGCTGGCGTCCTCAAGAGAACCCCTGCCGTTCAGAAGAAGGAGCCAGCCACAAAACCGGCCCCGACCACCCTGCGGCGCCTGGGAGGCAAATTCAAACTACCTCCCTCTGAcactcccacctcctcctcccctaaTGGCCTCCCCCCTGCCAAGGTTAGTGTGCTTCAGAGACTTGGCAAGCTCCCTGCCACACACCTGAGCGCGGCTGCGTCACCCACAGCTGCTGACACACAGGACAACAGGGTGACCAGCACCAGGCCCAAAGCCCAGGAGGGACTCACCTTAGCAAGCCCCAAGGTCAGCAGCAGCACcggggctggaggaggagatggagggggaggaggagagtctCTGGTTGCCCAGATGGACATTAGGGCTATCAGTGTTTTTAAGAGGCTGGGCAACAAGAGAACCTAA
- the c1h19orf47 gene encoding uncharacterized protein C19orf47 homolog isoform X2, with translation MGTTTSEWIQFFKDAGIPAGLAVTYAVSFVDNRIHKNMLMDLSKDIMMDLGITVIGDIIAILKHAKQVYRQDMCKMATEAISSGQTSVKAELRRTANTPATRMIANALSNDSPPATPARRPDNRLSVTVSNMQANKSGKAVLSQPADEGNGLPAVKRRRVTAEMEGKYIINMPKGSTARTRRILAQQVKKGSKRTSVFARLGAESKADTTTSNNKPTGVFSRLGRGEEETDKPQPVKMSGNIDVDDEDDSDGEGSVLQYAGVLKRTPAVQKKEPATKPAPTTLRRLGGKFKLPPSDTPTSSSPNGLPPAKVSVLQRLGKLPATHLSAAASPTAADTQDNRVTSTRPKAQEGLTLASPKVSSSTGAGGGDGGGGGESLVAQMDIRAISVFKRLGNKRT, from the exons ccACCTCGGAGTGGATTCAGTTTTTTAAAGATGCCGGGATCCCAGCTGGCCTTGCAGTCACTTATGCAGTCTCCTTTGTGGACAACAG AATTCACAAGAACATGCTCATGGACCTCAGTAAAGACATCATGATGGACCTCGGCATAACAGTCATTGGTGACATCATTGCCATTCTTAAACATGCCAAGCAGGTCTACAGGCAG GACATGTGCAAAATGGCCACAGAAGCCATCTCCTCAGGACAGACCAGTGTTAAAGCTGAGCTCAGAAGAACTGCCAATACTC CTGCCACCCGTATGATTGCCAACGCTTTGAGCAATGACTCCCCGCCGGCCACTCCAGCCCGTCGGCCTGACAACCGCCTCTCGGTCACCGTGTCCAACATGCAAGCAAACAAGAGCGGCAAAGCAG TGCTAAGTCAGCCAGCTGACGAGGGGAACGGTTTGCCAGCAGTGAAGCGCCGACGCGTGACAGCTGAGATGGAAGGCAAGTACATCATCAACATGCCCAAAGGCTCCACAGCTCGTACACGTCGCATCCTGGCCCAGCAGGTCAAGAAAG GTTCGAAACGCACCTCTGTGTTTGCAAGACTTGGAGCTGAATCGAAGGCGGACACAACAACAAGCAATAACAAG CCCACCGGTGTGTTCAGTCGTCTTGGCAGAGGGGAAGAAGAGACAGACAAGCCGCAGCCGGTCAAAATGTCTGGTAACATTGATGTAGATGACGAGGACGACAGTGATGGAGAAGGCTCCGTCCTCCAGTATGCTGGCGTCCTCAAGAGAACCCCTGCCGTTCAGAAGAAGGAGCCAGCCACAAAACCGGCCCCGACCACCCTGCGGCGCCTGGGAGGCAAATTCAAACTACCTCCCTCTGAcactcccacctcctcctcccctaaTGGCCTCCCCCCTGCCAAGGTTAGTGTGCTTCAGAGACTTGGCAAGCTCCCTGCCACACACCTGAGCGCGGCTGCGTCACCCACAGCTGCTGACACACAGGACAACAGGGTGACCAGCACCAGGCCCAAAGCCCAGGAGGGACTCACCTTAGCAAGCCCCAAGGTCAGCAGCAGCACcggggctggaggaggagatggagggggaggaggagagtctCTGGTTGCCCAGATGGACATTAGGGCTATCAGTGTTTTTAAGAGGCTGGGCAACAAGAGAACCTAA
- the c1h19orf47 gene encoding uncharacterized protein C19orf47 homolog isoform X3 — protein sequence MASVTTATSEWIQFFKDAGIPAGLAVTYAVSFVDNRIHKNMLMDLSKDIMMDLGITVIGDIIAILKHAKQVYRQDMCKMATEAISSGQTSVKAELRRTANTPATRMIANALSNDSPPATPARRPDNRLSVTVSNMQANKSGKAVLSQPADEGNGLPAVKRRRVTAEMEGSKRTSVFARLGAESKADTTTSNNKPTGVFSRLGRGEEETDKPQPVKMSGNIDVDDEDDSDGEGSVLQYAGVLKRTPAVQKKEPATKPAPTTLRRLGGKFKLPPSDTPTSSSPNGLPPAKVSVLQRLGKLPATHLSAAASPTAADTQDNRVTSTRPKAQEGLTLASPKVSSSTGAGGGDGGGGGESLVAQMDIRAISVFKRLGNKRT from the exons ccACCTCGGAGTGGATTCAGTTTTTTAAAGATGCCGGGATCCCAGCTGGCCTTGCAGTCACTTATGCAGTCTCCTTTGTGGACAACAG AATTCACAAGAACATGCTCATGGACCTCAGTAAAGACATCATGATGGACCTCGGCATAACAGTCATTGGTGACATCATTGCCATTCTTAAACATGCCAAGCAGGTCTACAGGCAG GACATGTGCAAAATGGCCACAGAAGCCATCTCCTCAGGACAGACCAGTGTTAAAGCTGAGCTCAGAAGAACTGCCAATACTC CTGCCACCCGTATGATTGCCAACGCTTTGAGCAATGACTCCCCGCCGGCCACTCCAGCCCGTCGGCCTGACAACCGCCTCTCGGTCACCGTGTCCAACATGCAAGCAAACAAGAGCGGCAAAGCAG TGCTAAGTCAGCCAGCTGACGAGGGGAACGGTTTGCCAGCAGTGAAGCGCCGACGCGTGACAGCTGAGATGGAAG GTTCGAAACGCACCTCTGTGTTTGCAAGACTTGGAGCTGAATCGAAGGCGGACACAACAACAAGCAATAACAAG CCCACCGGTGTGTTCAGTCGTCTTGGCAGAGGGGAAGAAGAGACAGACAAGCCGCAGCCGGTCAAAATGTCTGGTAACATTGATGTAGATGACGAGGACGACAGTGATGGAGAAGGCTCCGTCCTCCAGTATGCTGGCGTCCTCAAGAGAACCCCTGCCGTTCAGAAGAAGGAGCCAGCCACAAAACCGGCCCCGACCACCCTGCGGCGCCTGGGAGGCAAATTCAAACTACCTCCCTCTGAcactcccacctcctcctcccctaaTGGCCTCCCCCCTGCCAAGGTTAGTGTGCTTCAGAGACTTGGCAAGCTCCCTGCCACACACCTGAGCGCGGCTGCGTCACCCACAGCTGCTGACACACAGGACAACAGGGTGACCAGCACCAGGCCCAAAGCCCAGGAGGGACTCACCTTAGCAAGCCCCAAGGTCAGCAGCAGCACcggggctggaggaggagatggagggggaggaggagagtctCTGGTTGCCCAGATGGACATTAGGGCTATCAGTGTTTTTAAGAGGCTGGGCAACAAGAGAACCTAA